One segment of Nothobranchius furzeri strain GRZ-AD chromosome 13, NfurGRZ-RIMD1, whole genome shotgun sequence DNA contains the following:
- the LOC129163945 gene encoding E3 SUMO-protein ligase ZBED1: protein MMPFRTVERPGFLRMMKVAVPHYKVPTRNYFSKTEIPKMYNAVKADVKKSLAQGEFFAATTDFWTSERGGGLPYISFTVHYLTPDWQLESHCLETQFFPEVHAAQNIAEFFENMLEEWEINKTDLVSITTDNAANMTKAFEEFPDVWLGCFGHNLNLAISKALKIQSVETAVRTCRHLVQGFSRSWKRKRGLREKQAALTLPPLALIHDVVTRWGSTYKMLERFISQQQAVCATLAAERGALHLMPKDTDIIVMEQVCQLLEPLSKFTDALCSETRVTLSAIKPVLDHITGDVLEENEEEPALTKQMKQVQE, encoded by the exons ATGATGCCTTTCCGGACAGTCGAGAGACCTGGCTTTCTGAGGATGATGAAGGTTGCCGTACCTCATTACAAAGTGCCTACACGCAATTATTTTTCTAAGACTGAAATCCCAAAAATGTACAACGCAGTCAAAGCTGATGTTAAGAAGAGTTTGGCTCAGGGTGAATTCTTTGCTGCCACTACTGACTTCTGGACCAGTGAAAGAGGGGGTGGTCTACCATACATCAGCTTTACAGTTCATTATCTCACCCCAGACTGGCAACTGGAATCACACTGCTTAGAAACTCAGTTTTTTCCAGAAGTTCACGCTGCTCAAAATATTGCAGAGTTTTTTGAAAATATGTTGGAGGAGTGGGAGATAAACAAGACAGATCTGGTCTCCATAACCACAGATAATGCAGCCAACATGACCAAAGCCTTTGAAGAGTTTCCAGATGTGTGGCTTGGATGCTTCGGTCACAATTTGAACCTGGCCATCTCAAAGGCTCTGAAAATACAGAGTGTTGAAACAGCAGTAAGGACCTGTCGTCATCTTGTCCAAGGCTTCTCACGGAGCTGGAAGAGAAAGAGAGGACTGAGAGAAAAGCAAGCTGCCCTCACCTTGCCACCGCTGGCTCTCATCCATGACGTTGTGACCCGATGGGGATCGACATACAAGATGCTTGAGCGGTTTATCAGCCAGCAGCAGGCAGTCTGTGCTACACTGGCTGCAGAAAGAGGAGCTTTGCATCTGATGCCCAAGGACACTGACATAATTGTCATGGAGCAAGTCTGCCAGCTCCTTGAACCACTAAGCAAGTTTACAGATGCACTTTGCTCAGAGACACGAGTGACTTTATCAGCCATTAAGCCAGTCCTTGACCACATCACTGGTGATGTCCTGGAGGAAAATGAAGAGGAACCAGCCCTGACCAAGCAGATGAAACAG GTTCAAGAATAA